Genomic DNA from Streptomyces sp. GS7:
GGAGACGGAGGGCGAGCTGGAGGGGGAGGACTGAGGCGCGAAGTGGCGTGACGGGGGCGGCGTTTCACGTGAAACACCGCCCCCGTTCTCCTTCGCGAACCCCGTCCGGGCCCTCAACTCCGCGGCCACTCCAGCTGCTTGGCGCGGTGCACCCACGCCGCCAGGACCACCAGGACCGCGGTCGCGCCGCCCAGCGCCATCACGGTCGACGGCGACGTACGGTCCACGATCATCCCGCCGGCCAGCGCGCCGAGCGACAGCGTCGCCTGGAACGAGGCGGTGAACAGCACCGACGCCGCCTCCGGCGCGGCGGGCGCCGCCTTGGCGAACCAGGTCTGCGAAGCGACCGGTACCGCGCCGTACGCGATGCCCCAGACCACCAGCAGCACCAGCGCACCCCCTTCCCCGCGGCCCAGGACCGGAAGCAGCAGCGTGGCGAGGGCGAGCAGCCCCGCCGCGGCCCCGAAGACGGTGCGCGGGCGGCGCGCCACCATCCCGCCGCCGAGGAAGTTCCCGGCGATTCCCGCGATGCCGTACGCGAGCAGGAAAACGGTGATCAGCCCGGCGGATGCCACGTGGGTGACCTGTTCCAGGAAGGGCGTCACATAGGTGTAGGCGCCGAAGTGCGCGAGCACGACGAGGAAGGTCATCAGCAGCGCGAAACGGGTAGGGACGCCGCGCAGCATGCCGCGCAGCATCGTCGCGCTGGTGGCCCGTACGGCGGGAAGCGACGGGCTCACCAGGGCCATCAGCACCAGCACGCCGAGCGACAGCGCCCCCACGACGGCGCAGGCCGTCCGCCAGCCGGCGAGGTTGCCGAGGAAGGTCCCCGCGGGCACCCCGAGCACCGAGCCCAGCGGCACCGCGGAGAAGATCACCGCGGTCGCCCGGCCCGCCGACTCCGCGGGCACCAGCCGCTCGGCCAGCCCGGCCCCGATCGACCAGAAACCCCCGATGACGATGCCGACCAGCACCCGGGACAGCAGCACCAGCCAGTAGGCCGGTGCGACCGTGGCGAGCAGGTTCGCCAGCGCCAGCAGCGCGAGGAAGGCGCACAGCATCAGCCGCCGGTCGATCCGTGCGGTGGCCACCGTCACCGTCGGCGCGGCGCAGGCGGCCAGCAGCCCGGGGAGCGTCATCATCAGCCCGGCCGTGCCGTCCGAGATGCGGAAGTCGGCCGCGATATCGGTGAGCAGGCCGATCGGCAGGATTTCGGTGGTGACGATGGAGAAGATCCCCAGCATCACCGCGATCACGGCGAGCCAGCCGTTCAGCGGCGAGCGGGCGACGGCCGCGGGTCCTGCGGCTGCGGCTGCGGCTGCGGATTCGGATGCGGTGGCGGTGCGGGCGGCGGTCGGCATGGATTCCGTCCTGGTGAGCGGTCTGTTGCGGTGCTCACCAGTGCAGCAGTCGGCCGCCCCCGAGGTCCGGCAGGTTTACGACGTCGCGGTGCGGCGCCGCCGGGGGCGGAGACGAAGCGGCCTCAGCCGGCGGCCTTCTCGGCGGTGATCTCCCCGTTCGAGGTGGTCAGGTCGAGCCGGTAGCGCCCCGCCGGATCCTGGGTGACGCCGATCTTCTTCGCGCCGTTGTCGGTGTCCGCGGACACCCTGTAGTGGGCGTCCGGCACCGTCACCGCGATCGCGCCGTTGGACGTCTTCGCCCGGACGTCCTGCGGTGTCGTCGTGGTCAGGTCGATCCGGCCGTTCGAGGTCTCGACGGCGGTGCGGCTGCCCGCCAGCCCCTTGCCGGTGACCGCGCCGTTCGTCGTCCGGACGTCCACGGCGCCGGACACCTGGTCCAGGTCGATGCTGCCGGAGCTGGTGGACACCTTCACCGCGCCCACGCTGGACAGCTTCAGCGCGCCGTTGGTGGTCTCGCCGGTGACCGGGACGGTGCCGGGCAGATCGACCGTGTAGCTCACCGAGCACTCGTCGCCGCAGCCGCCGAGCACCAGGGTCCCGCCCTCGACGCGGTGGCTGGGGCCCTGCGGGCGGTCGCCGCGGTAGGTGACCGACCGGTGGACGGAGACCGTGTCGCCGCCCTTGCCGCCGTGCACCGTCACCGCGCCGTCGCGGGTGTCCACCCGGACGGAGGTGATCTTCTGCGACACCGCGGCGTCGTCCGTGAAGGTCGTGCCGGCCACCAGGCTGCACGCACCGACGGTGACCGCCCCGATTCCGACCAGCGCCACGGCCCCGATGAAGCGGACCTGCCTGCGCATGAATACCCCCCGATACGAAATGAGTTGGCCCTCTCCGCGGCGCGTCCCCGGGCGCCGGGCCGAAGCCCGCCGCGCGGGCCCGCTCCCACCGGATCCCGGCCCTTCCCGCGTGACACTACGGACCCGGCCGCCCGCCCGGCCATGGGGCCAGCCCCCCAATTGCCCTGTGGCCAGCCTCCAGATGCGGCTGGTCGGCGCCGGTGCGACGCTGTGTGTGGGGACTGTTCCCAGGGGGCGGAGGGAGGCTTCCGGTGACCGGTACGGGTAGGCGTACGAAGACGTGGAACGCCGAGATCAGCATCGTCGAATCCGGCAGCGAGGTCCAGGCCGAGGCCCGGCTGCGCGGCAAGGAAGGCGGGCAGATCGTCGGCCAGGGAACCGCCAGGTGCAATCCGACGGACGAGAACGTCCCCGCCATCGGGGACGAGCTGGCGACCGCGCGGGCGCTGTCGGACCTGAGCCATCAGCTGCTCAACCGCGCCGCGCACGACATCGAGGTGCACACCTCCCGCCCCGTCGAGCGGCTGCAGGCCTGACGAGCGGTGGGTCACAACGCCGCGCTCCGGCTCGGGCGAGCCGGAGCGCAACTGCGCGGCGGCCGTCAGCTGTTGGCGGTGGTGAAGTCCGGCCCGATGGTCAGCGTCACCGCGCCCGGTGACGCCTGTGCCGACTCCGCGGCCTTGGTGCCCGGCAGCCGGGCGGCCAGCACCTCGCCCTGGGTCTTCAGCGAAGCCGGGTAGCCGATGCTGGTCTTGTCCGTGGTCGGCGCGTTGCCGGTGGCGACGATGGTGAAGCCGAGCTTGCGGAGCTCCTCGGCGGCGGTGGCGGCCCGGCCGGGCGTGCCGGTGCCGTTGAGGACCCGGATCCGGACGGAGTGCGCGGTCACCGGGTTCTTCGCGGCCTCGGCGAACCTGGCCTTCCCGGCGGCGCCGATCTCGCGGTCGTGGGCCAGGTCGCTGAACAGCTCGCTGGCCTGCGGGTACTGCCAGATCACGTTGGCCTTGTCGCTGGGGATGTCCGCCTCGCGCGGATAGGTGGGCACGGTGAGGAAGGTGAGGCGGTCGGAGGGGATGTCCTTGACCGTGGAGGCGAGGTCGTACAGGGGCTTGACGCCGGCCAGATCGTTGTCCGTGGTGAGGGACTTGGTCGCCGAGTCCAGGAAGCCGTAGAGCGCGGTCGGGCTGGTGAGCTGGGACTGGGCCTTGGCCGCGATCGCCTTCATGAACTCCTGCTGGCGGCCGATCCGGCCGAGGTCGGAGCCGTCGCCGACGCTGTAGCGGGTGCGGACGTAGCCGAGCGCCTTCTCGTCCTTGACGGTCTGGCAGCCGGCCTCCATGTCCAGTTGGGCCTTCTTGTCGTGGATGGCGTGCTTGGGGCAGACCTCGATGCCGCCCAGCGCGTCGACCATGCCCTTGAAGCCCTCGAAGTTGACGGAGACGAAGTGGTCGATCCGCAGCCCGGTGTTCTTCTCGAGCGTCTTGATGCTGCACGCCGCGGCGTTGATGACGTTGCCGCTGAGCCCGCCGATCGAGAACGCCTCATTGATCTTGAAGTGGTGCGGGGACGACTGCCCGCCGCCGCCCTTGTCGCACGCCGGGATCCGCACCCAGGAGTCCCGCGGGAAGGACACCGCGGTGGCCCACTTATGGTTCGCCGCGATGTGCAGCACCATCAGGGTGTCCGACTGCATCGTGGTCAGGCCGCTGCCGTACTTGCCGCCGGTGCCCGCCCGGCTGTCCGAGCCGACGACCAGGATGTTCTTGGAGCCGGGGCTGAGGTTGACCGGCCGGTCGCCGCCCAGCGCGCTGCTGACGTCCCCGCCGTGGATGTTGCCGTTCAGGTGCTGGTACACCCACGCGCCCACCCCGGCCGTGCCGAGCAGGACGACGCCGACCACCCCGCCCGTCCAGGCCAGGATCCGGCCGCGCCGGGTCATCCGGGTCTTCCCGGCCTTGCGGCGCTCGGCGCGGGTGCCGCCGTCCGCGGCGGACGCGTCGTCGTCCGCCGCGCGCCGCCCGCTCCCTTCGCCGCTGCCCCGCCGGGCCGTCTGCCTGTGCGTCTGCCTGTCATGCACGCCGATGGCCCTTCTGGTCCTTCTGGAGCTGGTCTTGCTGTACGAGGGGGTGCGCGGAAACGGAGTCGCGCGCGCGTCCGGGGCCGGCCGCGCATCGGGAAAGGAGCGTGTATCTGAGGACGGGCGCGGGTACAGGGGAGGGCGTGGATTCCGTGGCCGCGGCCGGCGGCAGCGGCGATCCGGGGCGGGGCGGACGGCCGTGCGGGCGGCTCAGATTCCGGTGGTGGGCAGGAGCCGTACGGACTCCGGGTCGTAGCGCAGCCACTGCGGGGCGCTGCCGCCGGGCACGGTGCGCAGCAGGCACCACTCGTCGCCCGCGGTATCCGTCCACCAGGCGCTGATCCGGCCCAACTCCCAGGCGCCGTCCCGATATTGGACCTCGACTGGTTGATAGACCCATCGCACCTCCGCCTCTGGAGGCGGGCTGTCCCCGGTCAGGGGTCCGCACCTCGTTGCCATCTCCCCCTCCGGCCACGCCTGTTGCGCATGTCAGGCGCAACCCTACCGGCAACTTCTACAACGCTGTAGAAGTTGACCGCTGTGCTACGGATCACAGACCGGTGTCCGCCGCGTGGCGCGCTGGAGAGTCAGGGATCAGTGTGCCCTCACCAGGGCGTTGCCGCCTTCAGAACGAGGAACAGCGCTACCGCCGAGTTCAGCGAGGACAGCGCGGAGGCCGCCGTACCCGCCGCCGCGACCAGCGCGGCCAGCCCCGCCGGGGTCAGCGCCGGCGGCCAGTTGCGCGCCGGCGGCACCGGTCCGAGCAGCGCCGCCACCCGCCGCGGCACCGGCCCCGGCTCGGGCGCCGCGAACTGCGCCAGCCCCGGATACGGCGCGGGCCGCGCGATCAGCGCCGCCTTTCCCACCGCCCGCGCGGTCAGCCGCCGGTCGCCGACCGCCCGCGCCGCCTCCTCGTCCGCCCAGCGCTCGGTGCTGAAGGCGACCGCCGAACGCAGCGGCAGCAGCAGGGGATTGACGCATCCGGCCAGCCGTACGGCCAGCAGGTAGCGGTGGTGGCGGCAGCGCAGATGTGCGCGCTCATGGGCGAACAGGGCGCGCTGCTCGGCGCCGTTCAGACTGCGCAGCATGCCCCGGGAGACCGCGATCCGGCCGGGCCGGGCGGGCCGCCCCGGCCTCGCGGGCGTGCCGGGCACGGCATAGGCGTACGGATCGTCGTCCGGCAGCACCGCGGGATCGGCGCCGGCCGGCAGCACGTCCAGCGCGCCGTGGGTCCGCGCCCGGATGCGGCGGTCGCGGCGCAGCGCGCTGCCGACCGCG
This window encodes:
- a CDS encoding DUF1876 domain-containing protein: MTGTGRRTKTWNAEISIVESGSEVQAEARLRGKEGGQIVGQGTARCNPTDENVPAIGDELATARALSDLSHQLLNRAAHDIEVHTSRPVERLQA
- a CDS encoding DUF4097 family beta strand repeat-containing protein codes for the protein MRRQVRFIGAVALVGIGAVTVGACSLVAGTTFTDDAAVSQKITSVRVDTRDGAVTVHGGKGGDTVSVHRSVTYRGDRPQGPSHRVEGGTLVLGGCGDECSVSYTVDLPGTVPVTGETTNGALKLSSVGAVKVSTSSGSIDLDQVSGAVDVRTTNGAVTGKGLAGSRTAVETSNGRIDLTTTTPQDVRAKTSNGAIAVTVPDAHYRVSADTDNGAKKIGVTQDPAGRYRLDLTTSNGEITAEKAAG
- a CDS encoding LCP family protein translates to MTRRGRILAWTGGVVGVVLLGTAGVGAWVYQHLNGNIHGGDVSSALGGDRPVNLSPGSKNILVVGSDSRAGTGGKYGSGLTTMQSDTLMVLHIAANHKWATAVSFPRDSWVRIPACDKGGGGQSSPHHFKINEAFSIGGLSGNVINAAACSIKTLEKNTGLRIDHFVSVNFEGFKGMVDALGGIEVCPKHAIHDKKAQLDMEAGCQTVKDEKALGYVRTRYSVGDGSDLGRIGRQQEFMKAIAAKAQSQLTSPTALYGFLDSATKSLTTDNDLAGVKPLYDLASTVKDIPSDRLTFLTVPTYPREADIPSDKANVIWQYPQASELFSDLAHDREIGAAGKARFAEAAKNPVTAHSVRIRVLNGTGTPGRAATAAEELRKLGFTIVATGNAPTTDKTSIGYPASLKTQGEVLAARLPGTKAAESAQASPGAVTLTIGPDFTTANS
- a CDS encoding M56 family metallopeptidase, with translation MGVFVFLPLVLPLSTLPIARLAEQHLPPRVTTRLLTLLAAVLGLCSTLCLGLLVVVGTAQLPGNPLPDGWSDPEVRSAVPHAEIAGTAAILALAAALTAVGSALRRDRRIRARTHGALDVLPAGADPAVLPDDDPYAYAVPGTPARPGRPARPGRIAVSRGMLRSLNGAEQRALFAHERAHLRCRHHRYLLAVRLAGCVNPLLLPLRSAVAFSTERWADEEAARAVGDRRLTARAVGKAALIARPAPYPGLAQFAAPEPGPVPRRVAALLGPVPPARNWPPALTPAGLAALVAAAGTAASALSSLNSAVALFLVLKAATPW
- a CDS encoding MFS transporter gives rise to the protein MPTAARTATASESAAAAAAAGPAAVARSPLNGWLAVIAVMLGIFSIVTTEILPIGLLTDIAADFRISDGTAGLMMTLPGLLAACAAPTVTVATARIDRRLMLCAFLALLALANLLATVAPAYWLVLLSRVLVGIVIGGFWSIGAGLAERLVPAESAGRATAVIFSAVPLGSVLGVPAGTFLGNLAGWRTACAVVGALSLGVLVLMALVSPSLPAVRATSATMLRGMLRGVPTRFALLMTFLVVLAHFGAYTYVTPFLEQVTHVASAGLITVFLLAYGIAGIAGNFLGGGMVARRPRTVFGAAAGLLALATLLLPVLGRGEGGALVLLVVWGIAYGAVPVASQTWFAKAAPAAPEAASVLFTASFQATLSLGALAGGMIVDRTSPSTVMALGGATAVLVVLAAWVHRAKQLEWPRS